DNA sequence from the Nicotiana tomentosiformis chromosome 3, ASM39032v3, whole genome shotgun sequence genome:
GCCATCCATGCCACGTCAGCGTCATAGAAGAACAAGCAAAACTTGCTACTCTTGACTCTTCCTACATGATGATCCGACGGCTCAGATTCGATGACAAATTCCGGGTCCAACCTCAACTCGTTCACCAAGTTTGACTCAGTCTTCCCGTCCCATTTCAAATAACACAGAAACGACAGAGCCTCATTCACCGGCGCGTGGGACAGTGCGAGTGAGGAAGGGTTCACAGGAGGCAAAGTGATGTCCTTGTGAGGGATAAAGTTACCGGAGATAGTGGGAAAAACGGAAATCTGAACTGAATTTTTCTTGAGCTCGAGAACATTCCTGTCAGAAGAGAAGTCAATTCCTGTAGGGGAGATGAAGAAGTGATCAGCTCCAAGCGTGCGGTTCCAGTAAGGATACTTGGTTCTGAGCTCGCGAACAAGACGCGCCAGAGAGCGCGTGGAAGTGTCAGGAGAGAAGGGTACGAAGAAGAGGTGAGCTTGGTTCGGGTCTTGCGTGAGAAATGGGCTGTTAACGAGGAAATTGTAGAAGATAGAAGCTGAGGGAGTAGAAAAGGTGATGGGTTGAAGAGGGGTGTAAATGAAAATTCTGAAACTTGTGAGCATCTTTTGGTAATTCTGAGAAAATGTTAAGGGAGAGAGATAAGGAGAAGTATGAGCTGATACTAGGAAGAGGCTGAGGGAgagaaataagaagaaagagaaaGTAAAGGTGGCCATTGAAGAGGAGAGCTGAAAGTTTTGGAGCTCAAAATTAAATCTGCTGCTTTGTTAGCAGTAGTAGCTCATACTAGGATGTTTTCATAAATAAATATAGGAAAGTCTTTGGAGTTTAGGGGTTGTTGGAATATCAACGTTATCGAGCGGGATGATTCTTTTTCTTGGAAGCGTGAGCTTATGTGCAGGAGTAATTCAAACATaggcttttttgtttctttttgttaTTTCTCGGTACAAGAAAGCAGGTGCGGAGTCCGTATTTCAAGTTTATGagttcaaaattttaattttttaagttattaggttctaaattaataattcatatatatttaataaatttattaAGATAAACACATAATTTGAATCAAAGTTAATGTGTTCGGCCGAACCAGTATTCGACGAAGTGACCTTTGAATAAATTAATCTTATAAGAAAATTTCGTAGTTCTCGATTggagaaaatgacaaaaatggtTCCTTAACTTTAGAGGTATGTTTATGATGGTCCCTTAGGCAACAACAGAATGGCTATTTTAGCCTTCTGATTTTACAATACAGCTGATCTAGTACATGAAGGGTTTTAGAGACTGAAAAGAGGGAATTTTTCTCTCTTCTTAGTTGAAGGTAGATCATTTTTGGCCGAACTCCCTTGCTGGATAACGAAACGCCGGCAGTACCTAGGCAATTACCGGATTCTTGTTTGGTCTGCTTTGTAAGCGCTAGTTGGGTTTCAATATGGCTGGCCTTTGTGGTGTTTATCTTTGCAAAGTTAACTGCATGATATTTAAAACTAGACTAGAATTGCTGCTGCCTCATGGTAACAGTTTATGTCAGGATTTTTGTTGAATGTTGTACAGTTTGGTGGAATTTTGTGCAGTTTCATTGATATAATGACAACTTATTGACAAGAGAATGGAAAAACTAACGGTGTTAGTTAAAAAAGTGGATGGAGATCAAAACTGTTAAGTTTGTGAATACTTAAAAAGATTAAAACTGGTCGGTATATATTTAAAGGACCATCATAAACCTACTTCCAAAATTAAGgaattatttttgtcattttttcttCTCGATTGCATCATCTAGAATAGAATTATCCGTCCGATTAAACTTTGGAATCTTTTAGTACGCAAACTAAATTATTCCGAGATTATAATTCTGAGATTGTAATCCCTGGATTAAACTATCCCACATGTAAAGTGggataaaataattcaagtttGATGGGATAAAGTGAGATATCTTGGATTGATGATAAATTTATACCGCTAACCAAACACGGTATAAATTTAATCTCATATTCTATCTTACCTTATCCctgtaccaaacgacccctttggGTATAGTCATAGTTTAAAAGTAGTCCACTTTGCAACTTGAGTGCGATATTTGGAAATGTGGATTTAATTTTGAGAAAGAAAAGGAGAGATTCAACGGAGAATATACTTGACTCACACCCTTATCCTCCGTTACGGTCTATTCCGATGTTCTCAATTTTAGTCCATCACGAATAGGAGGATTTAACCATTTTAACAGCAACTCACAAAGTTATTCTTTGTGATATTAAAGTAATTGTGTTTCACTTAATATATCAGTAAAGTTACTAACGTGTAGCAATATAGTCACAAAATTATTGTTTTTAATATTAAAGTAACGAAACTATATCTACCATAGTAGTAAAATTATTAAACTTCACCTACTATAACAACAAAACATATATATCAATGTGATTTTATTGtgacaaaaaatatttaaaacataaaGAAATTTAGTGACCGTACATGAACTTAACctcaaataagaaaaataagTAATTGATCACAGTACTTTTTGGGAGAACTGTTGGGAGTCATCCAGGGTGAATGACCCATTGCAGGCCTCTTTCAATGCGAATTATAGCCTGGCCACGTTTTTTCAAGTcaaaaacattttttttaaagaataaattttttttaaagttgaattgtttggccaaacttttaaaagaaaaaaaatattttttgagtataagcagaagcagaagcagaaccAGTTTTGGAGAAGGAGAAAAAACTAACTTATCTACGAAAACACTTTTTTGAAAAGTGCTTTTGAgtaaaatacacttagaaacagtttctaaaagcttggccaaacactaattgttgctcagaagtattttttaaataaattagtCAAACATAAACTActtctcaccaaaaatacttttgaaaaaaacacttctcaaaataatctaatttttgcagtttggccaaacatgctattaatcAGAAAAATCACGATTTCAACATAAAATAACTTTTCAAAAACCACAAAATAATTCCAAATCTTCCATGAAAGAGGATGGGGATGCATTCTTAAACGGGAGATTTGCACATATATACAACGCAACATATTGTATTGAGCTTACATAATGTGATAATACATAATTAGCCTTTTCGGGTTGTCTCACTTTATATGATACACCCTTATACTTTATGGGTCATCCCATAAAGTAAACCCTTATCTTTGTTTAAACGGTAATAAGTACTACTTTTTGAGCTGACGTGGCACCTATAATATTTTGCACGCAATTATAGCGCGCGAGAACAAAAAAACTACCACATATCtgattattttttcatttttagttttttattttgcTTTGACTTTTTCTTGTtcgtttttctttcttctttctcttctttagTATTTTGGGTCGGTTATctggggagattgacgaggacgTCATATACTGtattggggtggggtggatgaagtggaggttattATCTGGAGTCCGGTGTGACAAGAGAATGCTAGCGATACTCAAatgtaagttttataaagcggtggttagaccggccttgttgtatgaggctgagtgttggcctgttaagaactcgcatatccagaagatgaaagtaacataaatgaggatgttgaggtggatgtgcgagCACACTATGATGgaaaagattaggaatgatgatattctggCGAGGGTGGGTGTTGCgtccattgatgacaagatgcgggaagcgaggctcagatggttcgggcatgtacaGAGGAGAAGTTCAGATGCTCCGATAAGGaggtattaacctcataagtgctcaaatcttattCAACCTCATAGGCTTGGGACCCAAATTTCTATGTCAATATCTTTTAggagtgtaacaccacttcgTACATTTTTGGGACCCTTATAACGTTCATGGTGTAAGGGCTTTCTCATTGTGAGTTCAATTGACTCTAGTTATACTCAAAGGGACATCTTATGGCGTATACTTTGTTGTTCTTATATTAGATTTTTTTCCCTTGACTTATCATTTCCAAAGAAGACACATATGGGCATAAAGAACTCATCATTATCCCTTTCATAACTTCTAGTCTCCCGTGAGAGACCTACACCATCATCATTACCCTTCAGGTCACGCCTTTCACATATCACATGCCTAAGTAACTCATTTTCTTTTATATCTTAGGATCATATACATGGTTGTGACAATACCCATATGCACTAGTtgaccttaggtcttatttgttATGTTAATATCTCTTTGGAGGTGTGTAATCACTTCTAACACttttctcatataaagtatgctccGGGTACtatataattatattatatgTCCAATGCATTGATCCTGCTACATGTGCCATTTCCTTAATATTCAGGTCTTTATCCATTTGTGATGCCATGCGACAATATTACTTGGAATTGACAGAATAACGCTTAGACTTACCATAAACCTCAACGCATGAGTTAGATGACAATCTTATATTCAAGCTCTATCGCATGATCTAGAGCGTTGAAGAAGGGTAACATTCATAAATGCTCAAGTAGCCTcataattatagatgtggtcaacttcgcaccgataataaggactctactagacacggctccgagacatcctaggatattttaaaatcttaggctctgataccaagcttgtcacgcgCCGACCTTGGGGAGCGGAACCGGCACTTAACCGAGGTAACCCGGGTAAGCAAGCCTATATGATGCCTACTAACCAATCTTTCCCTTTAGTaattcaataatgaataagaggggATAGTCAATCGAGGGAAGAAAATTTGCAATGCATATTTCCTtaattaggaaatttcacttatgGAAGGCAAAATAATACAAGTTCATAGTTTGTGCGTGAAATCAACTGACAAGAAAAACGCTTATAGTTTACCCCCATTCAAAATAAGATTCACAATATGTATACGGAGCTACAAAATAAATATGAGAATAGTATGCAAATGCCGatgacaaggccccgactatacctcaaaatgatATACAAATGTCAATACAAATATAAGGCCCCGatatagagtagggctcactgaatcagctgaggagagggtacACTTATCAAGAACCCGTGCCACCTGCtgaggaaccacctgcatccattaaagatgcaacgtATCCggaaaaagggacattagtatatatagaatagtactagtatgtgaagCTAAGTACCCTCATATGGAATGGAATGCCAACGTAAGAAGAGAGAATCATGGAAGCAATAAGAGaatcaataatatttaaaattccaagttaaaacataataaattttcaaataaacatttacatttttggttgggagatcattagccacCGATCACCACCATACACGTGGCATGGAGTCCgatcgatcggctaagccatctaaCCACGATGAATGTGGTTCGATATGGTAATGTGAATCAAATACAATAATAGGAAGGACATACCACCATGCTCatggcatggagtccgatcaccgCTCAATCGACTAGGACGTCTTAACACGATGAAAGTCGATTGACATAGAAATGCAAAACTACCATGTGCGCGATATGGTGTATGATCACCGCTCGATCGACTAAGCCGTCTCCACATAATGCCGCGTGGGTCCACATGAGAATATGGAATGATGCTAGCAATAAATTCATCTCAATCAAGGGGAACAATTTCATCACAGTGCAAAGAAATTTGTCTCTCAATCATCTCCTATatcagcacgtgtagtttcgggcaTGGGCCTTTACAGTCCACTCTTACTCGATGccctaatgatactcccaaaaatatttgtgtacataaaataaatatattcatctcataacctttcataaaATCTTTCACTTCATTGTCCCTTTTAACCATGCATATCATCTCCATTCTTGGCACAATGGCCTCatgttaaatatttttttttatttcataacataTGCCTTAAATCATTGAACATCATAGAAATGTATTCAAATCATTGAAAGGCCATAACTTCATATTGATGTGCATGTGACAATTCAAAAGAAAGTGCTAAaacattttcaaggaaaagagcATGGCATTGGCACTTAAGACACGTCTAGAGTTTCATGAACATTTGGTAATTCATACACTTGAAAGGCTATGGCTATAATCAATGAGTACAAGAAACTTAAACATTTGAGATTAAAATTCAAGGAGAAGGGCCTAATGGTGGAAAATGTAACATGAATCAAGATCATAAGCCTTTGAAACATCAATCATACTTGAAACATTTTTCCAAAGGAGAGTAATATAATTGGGTCAATTggaacatgacttgagtacataagcatttgcgTAAATCAACCATTAGAAGTAATTCGGAACAGTAGAGATATGAACTTGAACAAACCATGATTGGAGTTTATAAGGAATGTTAGGGATAGagtagatatgccctagatccaatctcatatttgatgatttaaacatatttttgtgaacgttatttgatataaaaatatatgacatatgatattattttatcatagttattattaattatttgattAACTTGAttaggtccttgattaaattttgagacttgacattgtgatggagatcatgataatgagagtgaaATTTCTTAAAATTTAATCTAACTTTGTTCTTGATCATAGGATTATTAATTCGGACATTAGTactccggttagatcaatatttatgtaatcgtctttattggataaagattagttgatctcattaactaaatcacatagatagatgatgcatatagagatatgatcattgaacaaaatcattggataattcctaatggttagaattaccataaactgtcaatatatgtcacgacccaaatttttctccgtaggatatcgtgacggcacctagtatctaagactaggtaagcctcgCTTACTAAGTAAATAGAAGAATTCGACCATTAAATAAAAAATACGAGATAAAATCTTATAcattttacaatttccaaaaccggtagtacaagtcataagctctactgagttcgcTAAGAGAATCCTTAAGTACAACTGTTCGGAACTGAAATCAAACAGTACAAAAAAAATGAAATCAGAAGGTGACTGCGAGTTCTGCGAATgcgacgacaggtttaccttgagtctccacagctcaactagccagctaataatcaacaacaagcatggcacctggatatgcacaaaaatgtgtagaagcgtagtatgagtacaccacagcagtatcCAGTaactatcaagactaacctcggtgaagtagtgacgagggacagtcaagacataTACCGGACTGAACAACCTGAATAAGTATGAAGGTGAACTAATAGAGGaatcaatattaatataaagctatgCAGGATAAGGAACACAAATTAATACTTGCAACGATACACTAATAACAATAATATTTAACAGGAAGCAGTAAGGTAAAAATGTCATAGAATAAATTGAACACAGTTTAAgtcagtgaaaccaaataaaagaaaaccagcaacaactcaataagaacaaccactttcacatcagatttgttcaagcatttccacgagttaccgaacctcataatcacaactcacgggtcacAATTCTTGTACCCTAATCACTTGgaaccttgtgcccacatttaaATTCATGAccacacggacgactcacgtgcctaGAGGACaactctcacatagaaggcaagtagacaagagtacaTGTAATGGTCAATAACGTCAGGACTCATCTccttaaaccgatatgggtgattcatCTACGTGTATGTTTGTGCAAGTATTCTAGCATAATTCAAGTCCACAATTAAGAGTGGAAATAaggaatggcacataagaaatgaTCACCACGAAATATACAGTGTAAATAAGATAGCAATGAAGTGGACGTAATGACAAGCACAACAAGATTAACTACATAGAACTGAAAAAATAGAGCAACACGGAGGAAAACAATTagtagtatgctaaggaaaacaacaatcaaataCAAGTGCACGGAAAAGGGGAAATGACAATAGagctctcccgaggtaccgtctcgtagtctcaaatcgtaaaatgaatcacaacaacacaacagaAACCCCGTGCAAACAAtgacaaccgcacgacagaaatcaCATGCAACAATAAcgaccgcacgacagaaacctcgtgccacagtaACAACCACACGACTTAAACCTCGTGCcgtaataacaaccgcacggcaaaaatctcgtgccacaataacaatcgcacggcagaaacttcgtgccacaataacaactgCACGACTGAAAca
Encoded proteins:
- the LOC104107243 gene encoding probable glycosyltransferase At3g07620 gives rise to the protein MATFTFSFFLFLSLSLFLVSAHTSPYLSPLTFSQNYQKMLTSFRIFIYTPLQPITFSTPSASIFYNFLVNSPFLTQDPNQAHLFFVPFSPDTSTRSLARLVRELRTKYPYWNRTLGADHFFISPTGIDFSSDRNVLELKKNSVQISVFPTISGNFIPHKDITLPPVNPSSLALSHAPVNEALSFLCYLKWDGKTESNLVNELRLDPEFVIESEPSDHHVGRVKSSKFCLFFYDADVAWMAEAMAAGCVPVVIVDRSVQDFPLTDVLRWSEMALLVGNRRGAEGLKAVLRGVPEYRYERMREFSVAATHHMVWSAEPQPHDAFHMVMYQLWMRRHTIRYARREDA